AAAACAAGATTGTATACTCtttcatattataaaatatgcataaacttaatatactcgtataatgcatttcatgaagCTAATTTGTTTAGTTCTTCTCACTTGTACATAATTTgtgttaaatatataaaaagtcatAGAAGATGCTGTGCAAATATAtactattatttacatatttacttcttttttaacatacatatatatattttattcataggGAATCATTGGACATTATACAGAACAGATGGCCTGACTTCGCGGCGCTGCCCAATGGCCCAAATGACACATCGAAAGCGTATGGTGTACCTGGCTATAAAGGGCAAGTGGGCTTCATAACATCTATGACGGAGCATTTTTGCGGTTCGTGTAATCGTTTGCGGCTCACCGCAGACGGAAATATTAAAGTGTGTCTATTTGGCAATAAGGAATTTTCGCTACGTGACGCTATACGCAATAATTACTCCGAAGACGATCTGATAACGTTGATTGGAACGGCCGTGAGtcgaaagaagaagaagcacgctggttagtaaatatatacatataaatttggaTATCGTGGTTTCTCAGATAacattcgaaaatattttcgaatatgtgtacatacatatacatatgtaaatatcgtATATAGTGCGCAAATTATTACCGTTTGGGTAGTAAAAAATTGTTGgtagatatattatattttttttttataatttcaaaaatctattttaaaagtttggtAATAATTTGCACACAATTAATTATCATTGGGTGATTGATccattttatttgcattattgcAGGCATGTTGAATTTGTCACGAATGGAAAATCGTCCAATGATACTAATCGGTGGATAGTTTTATGTACGCTTTAGAATATGCAAACATAAATAACTGCGAGCGCTGCTTAAAAATACGATAAAGGtttgtgcaaaataaaatttaccaccacaagctaagaaaaaatataaaaaaacacatacatattttccaaaataaaaaactttattacACACATATCTTTCATACTACATTGCTCTTTCCTTCCAGATAATTTCATTCATGATAATATCACAGCAGAAATGCATCACAACTCTCGCGAAACTTTTGACATTCGAAAGCAACAAAGGATTCATTCTCAACGATATCGCAACTACATTTCATCGCCAGACACATTACCTGTTTTTACTAATCTAATGGGCGCACAGTTAACCACTAAATATCTGACACAAGCACGCCTTTACTCTAAAACGAGCTCCAATAGAAATTCACACAATAAGAGCGCAAATTTAACGCATGTTGACTATGCTGGCAAAGCTCAAATGGTGGACGTCACCGCGAAGCAAAGCAGTGAACGCGTAGCCGAAGCACGTGCCACCGTGATAGTGGGGCCGACTATTGCTCAACTCATACACGTAAACAACATGAGCAAAGGTGATGTGCTTAGTGTGGCCCAATTGGCTGGCATAATGGGCGCCAAAAGAACTTCGGAACTAATACCGCTATGTCACAACATATCATTATCCTCCGTAAAGGTTGAGGCGAAGTTAAATCTTGTAAGCAATAGCGTGGAACTGTTTGGTCGTGTGAAGTGTACAGGTCAAACGGGTGTGGAAATGGAGGCACTGACGGCTGTTACATTGGCCGCGCTTACCGTTTACGATATGTGTAAAGCCGTCTCACACGACATAACAATTACAGATATAAAACTTTGGGCCAAAAGTGGGGGTAAAAGGAATTTTGAACGTAGTAAAAAttagataaattaaatttataatataaattataaaataatgattACATGTACCGTAGTAATGAAATTAACAGATcatgaaaaattgttgaaaactaattttgttatttaaaaaggTAAAGTCTGATATGAACAAAATATCCATTAATTTTGTGGGGTTCCATccatacaattatatatacatatataatttttaccaaaGATATGATATAAGGTGTTAGGTATGTTATTTATTAGACCCATAGGCAATTTAAATAAGAGGTGAGGGAAAGTATCCATtctattttttgatattattacaaaacatttttttgtttttaaaaaaatattttaattaaatatacatatacaattttaatcaATGAAAGTGTTTATTTCTTCGCAAACAACCTTCAATTTATTATGGAAACTAGATTAATCTTCAATTCCATGCAACAGAATTGAAACACTTTTCGATTTAATGAAAGTTAAGCTtattacagatattaagtgtaATTGTTATCTTTGATTATTGAGAATTCCCACACTCATTTCAGAATTATTAACGCGAGTTAAATGAGCATTACAACTTTACTTAGTTCATGCTCACATCACACATCATATTCATTTCcactaaaatttgtatttagttCGACACCAAAACATTTCGATTTTCCGATGTTTTTTCTTCCTCTTCACTTCTTGGTTGCTCATTGGACATTTGTTCACCACGTATCTTTATATTGTGttcttctttgaatttattaatCTGTTGTCCTTTTGCGGTGAGGTCTTCATTTACGCGTGTGATCGTCTTCTCAATGAAGTCTTTATTTTCAATGAGTTGCGGTAGCACATCTTTGACGGTTCGTTCTGCCAGCACACCGCCAATCAGTCGGAAGCATTTACGTTCTGGATCCACTGTTTTGAGGGTTTCTATCACAGTTCTAAAATGGAATGTGTCTaatttagaattttgaaaatatctttGATATACGATATATTAATTGAGGTTAGGTCCTCAGACATACTTGTGTTCTTTCAGATCCATTTCCAGCGTATTTAAATTGTTCACAAGATTTCGTTGTTCATTTCTTAGCTGTTGGAACTCGCCAATAATCTTCTCGTTCAATTTGGCTTCTTTAGCTTGTTCACTGGCCATTGTTTTCTGTGATTTTGTTAACAGATGCACGGAAAACAGTAAACTTTTTCGGCAGATTTGCGTCTGGTAGTGATTACTAATTTCAATCTGATATTTGACAGCAACCAATTTGCCGTAAACAGGGTAACAACAccactttttaaatattatattttaattacatttattttatttctggctgaaattaattaattaataaatatcgataaattgtgatattaaggaaaataataaattacaaaatataaatttattaaaataatttcatgtgcaagatgcgcaacaatttttttttttcgatttttacaaaatttcactcTGGTAGCACTGAATTCCTTCGCCACAAGAAAAAGGCAGCAAATTTGTCATAAGTGTCTATCTTATCACtgtacaatttttaattgaagtaATTGGTACTCCTCGAGAGTTTTGTGTGATTCACAttaactattaaaattaaaatattaaaatgctaCAAAATATAATTGATTTCTGCAACTATTGGTGGTTTCGATACCTTATGGTCACTGAGCTGTACATGGTCGAAAAGTGGGAACGTGTGACAATTCGTAAGCTATCATTCAGTAgctatatattaataaatttatttttgataaaaattttattgccttAATTTCAGATGTAATATTTGCAGTACTCTTTTGCCTCTTTTGGTACTTTAACTATTCGGTGCTTTTATCGTTCACGGGAAATATACTTGGTATTACACCCATTTCCACAATTATTGATCAGCAGGGTAGCAAAATCGCATAACTATAGTGATAAAGTTATTACATTGTCTGGTAGCCGGTAGAAACACTGGAACAATCACATATGGCGAGGTGAAAATTCCAACATATAAATAGTCATTATAAGtgtattaaagtgaaaataaagattTCTACACAAACTTACTGTAAGCTACACatcgtaaaaaatattcaaatgttaTCGAGACCCAGCAAGTAAGAAAATGTTCCAACACCAGTATATGAAAACAAAggacattatttatttaatagtgtAATAATACATCGATAGTGCACTAATTTCAGTAATGCCTTGCAACAAGTACtcttaaaagtatttaaaagtgaacaaatattttgttacatttatttttaaataataaacatttaacACATTAAAAGGTGCAAGGTTAAAAAAACACTATGCAAATGCTAATTGTtaagtatgtaattaaaaataaaagaaattttaatatttttgtccaCATCTAAACTTTACACGTACATACATTGCATATGTAATATAGTTTAAGCAAACAATTTCCACATTTATCAAGAACAAGTATTAAAAgctaatttgtgaaaaattaaaaatctgtaTATTTTCGCGGTAAATAAGGGTTTCTTCTGCAAATAGTATAGAAAGAAACATAAAACACT
This genomic stretch from Bactrocera dorsalis isolate Fly_Bdor chromosome 5, ASM2337382v1, whole genome shotgun sequence harbors:
- the LOC105229079 gene encoding molybdenum cofactor biosynthesis protein 1; its protein translation is MNSVWRVGIFAKNAAAAITTPCNVGTRFRYASIATGVAEPKTQLPDAKPASASKTVAAPEPAPSFDQQRILNKAQVKPISSQPLTDTFGRHHTYLRISLTERCNLRCQYCMPAEGVQLQPKSNLLTTEEILYLARIFVEQGVRKIRLTGGEPTVRRDIVDIIAQIKSIPKLESVGITTNGLVLTRLLLPMQRAGLDAVNISLDTLRPKRFEEITRRKGWGRVIAGIDLAIQLGYKPKLNCVLMRNFNEDEICDFVEFTKDRAVDVRFIEYMPFTGNKWQTDRLISFKESLDIIQNRWPDFAALPNGPNDTSKAYGVPGYKGQVGFITSMTEHFCGSCNRLRLTADGNIKVCLFGNKEFSLRDAIRNNYSEDDLITLIGTAVSRKKKKHADNFIHDNITAEMHHNSRETFDIRKQQRIHSQRYRNYISSPDTLPVFTNLMGAQLTTKYLTQARLYSKTSSNRNSHNKSANLTHVDYAGKAQMVDVTAKQSSERVAEARATVIVGPTIAQLIHVNNMSKGDVLSVAQLAGIMGAKRTSELIPLCHNISLSSVKVEAKLNLVSNSVELFGRVKCTGQTGVEMEALTAVTLAALTVYDMCKAVSHDITITDIKLWAKSGGKRNFERSKN
- the LOC105229078 gene encoding probable prefoldin subunit 2, coding for MASEQAKEAKLNEKIIGEFQQLRNEQRNLVNNLNTLEMDLKEHKTVIETLKTVDPERKCFRLIGGVLAERTVKDVLPQLIENKDFIEKTITRVNEDLTAKGQQINKFKEEHNIKIRGEQMSNEQPRSEEEEKTSENRNVLVSN
- the LOC105229081 gene encoding uncharacterized protein LOC105229081 produces the protein MLQNIIDFCNYWWFRYLMVTELYMVEKWERVTIHVIFAVLFCLFWYFNYSVLLSFTGNILGITPISTIIDQQGSKIA